The Pseudomonas entomophila genome segment CGCTGAGCCTGGTCGTGCCTGAGGCCAACAGCCTGGGCATGGCGATGATGGGCGGTGAGTCCGTCGACGCGGCGCTGGACGCCGTGATCAGCGGCAAGGCCGACGCCATCGTCGTGCTGGAAAACGACCTGTACGCCCGCGTACCGGCCGCCAAGGTCGACGCAGCCATGGCCGCGGCCAAGGTGGTGATCGTCGCCGACCACTCGAAAACCCCAACAGTCGACCGCGCCCACCTGGTGCTGCCAGCCGCCTCCTTCGCCGAAGGCGACGGCACCCTGGTCAGCCAGGAAGGCCGTGCCCAGCGCTTCTTCCAGGTGTTCGACCCGCAGTACCTGGACAGCAGCATCCAGATCCACGAAGGCTGGCGCTGGATGCACGCCCTGCGTGCCACCCTGCTCAACAAGCCGGTGGACTGGACCCAACTGGACCACGTCACCAGCGCCTGCGCCGAAGCCGCCCCGCAACTGGCCGGCATCGTCAACGCAGCACCTTCCGCCGCGTTCCGCATCAAGGGCATGAAGCTGGCCCGCGAGCCGCTGCGCTACTCCGGTCGAACCGCCATGCGCGCCAACATCAGCGTGCACGAGCCGCGCACGCCACAGGACAAGGACACCGCGTTCGCCTTCTCCATGGAAGGTTACTCGGGCTCCGCAGAACCTCGCCAGCAAGTGCCGTTCGCCTGGTCGCCGGGCTGGAACTCGCCACAAGCCTGGAACAAGTTCCAGGATGAAGTCGGTGGCCACCTGCGTGCCGGTGACCCGGGCGTGCGTCTGATCGAGTCGCAGGGCGACAAGCTCAACTGGTTCACCGCCATCCCGGGTGCCTTCAACCCGGCCCGCGGCACCTGGACCGCGGTACCGTTCTTCCACCTGTTCGGCAGCGAAGAGAGCTCCTCGCGCGCCGCCCCGGTACAAGAGCGTATTCCCGCCGCCTATGTCGGCCTGGCCAAGTCCGAGGCCGATCGCCTGGGCGTCAACGACGGCGCGCTGCTGAGCCTGACCGTCGCCGGCGTTTCGCTGCGCCTGCCGCTGCGTATCAATGAAGAACTGGGCGCTGGCCTGGTTGCGCTGCCCAAAGGCCTGGCCGGCATTCCGCCGGCCATCTTCGGTGCATCCGTCGAAGGTCTGCAGGAGGCAGCACAATGAGCTGGTTCACCCCCGAAGTGATCGATGTGATCCTCACCGTCGTGCGGGCCATCGTGGTCCTGCTGGCCGTGGTGGTCTGCGGCGCGCTGCTCAGCTTCGTCGAACGTCGCCTGCTGGGCTGGTGGCAGGACCGCTACGGTCCGAACCGTGTCGGCCCGTTCGGCATGTTCCAGATCGCCGCCGACATGCTGAAGATGTTCTTCAAGGAAGACTGGAACCCGCCCTTTGTCGATCGCATGATCTTCACCCTGGCGCCAGTCGTGGCCATGAGTGCCCTGCTGATCGCCTTCGTGGTCATCCCGATCACCCCGCTGTGGGGCGTCGCCGACCTGAACATCGGCCTGCTGTTCTTCTTCGCCATGGCCGGCCTGTCGGTCTACGCGGTGCTGTTCGCCGGCTGGTCGTCGAACAACAAGTACGCCCTGCTGGGTAGCCTGCGGGCTTCGGCGCAGACCGTGTCGTACGAAGTGTTCCTGGGCCTGGCGCTGATGGGCGTGGTGGTGCAGGTGGGTTCGTTCAACATGCGCGACATCGTTGAGTACCAGGCCAACAACCTGTGGTTCATCATTCCGCAGTTCTTTGGTTTCTGCACCTTCTTCATCGCTGGCGTCGCCGTGACCCACCGTCACCCGTTCGACCAGCCGGAAGCGGAACAGGAACTGGCCGACGGCTACCACATCGAGTATGCCGGCATGAAATGGGGCATGTTCTTCGTCGGTGAATACATCGGCATCATCCTGATCTCGGCGCTGCTGGTCACGCTGTTCTTCGGTGGCTGGCACGGCCCGTTCGGCATCTTGCCGCAAGTGCCGTTCCTGTGGTTCGCCCTGAAAACCGCGTTCTTCATCATGCTGTTCATCCTGCTGCGCGCCTCGATCCCGCGCCCACGCTATGACCAGGTGATGGACTTCAGCTGGAAGTTCTGCCTGCCGCTGACCCTGATCAATTTGCTGGTGACCGCTGCGGTTGTGCTCTACAACACGCCAGCCGTCGCGGCCCAGTGAGGATTTGACCCATGTTCAAGTATATCGGCGACATCGTTAAGGGCACCGGCACCCAGCTGCGCAGCCTGGCCATGGTGTTCTCCCACGGGTTCCGCAAGCGCGACACCCTGCAGTACCCCGAAGAACCCGTGTACCTGCCGCCGCGCTATCGCGGCCGCATCGTCCTCACCCGCGACCCCGACGGCGAGGAGCGCTGCGTGGCGTGCAACCTCTGCGCGGTGGCCTGCCCGGTGGGTTGCATCTCGCTGCAGAAAGCGGAGACAGAAGACGGCCGTTGGTACCCCGAGTTCTTCCGCATCAACTTCTCGCGCTGCATCTTCTGCGGCCTGTGCGAAGAGGCGTGCCCGACCACCGCGATCCAGCTCACTCCGGATTTCGAAATGGCCGAGTTCAAGCGTCAGGACCTGGTGTACGAGAAAGAAGATCTGCTGATCTCCGGCCCCGGCAAGAACCCTGACTACAACTTCTACCGTGTTGCGGGTATGGCGATCGCTGGCAAGCCGAAAGGCTCCGCGCAGAACGAAGCCGAGCCGATCAACGTGAAGAGCTTGCTCCCATAAGGACAGAAAGATGGAATTCGCTTTCTACTTCGCATCCGGTGTCGCCGTCGTCTCCACGCTGCGCGTGGTGACCGGCACCAACCCCGTGCACGCCCTGCTCTACCTGATCATTTCGCTGATTTCCGTGGCGATGATCTTCTTCTCCCTCGGTGCGCCGTTCGCCGGCGCCCTGGAAGTGATCGCCTACGCCGGCGCCATCATGGTGCTGTTCGTCTTCGTGGTAATGATGCTCAACCTCGGGCCGGCCTCGGTCGCCCAGGAGCGTGGCTGGCTGAAGC includes the following:
- the nuoI gene encoding NADH-quinone oxidoreductase subunit NuoI, with the translated sequence MFKYIGDIVKGTGTQLRSLAMVFSHGFRKRDTLQYPEEPVYLPPRYRGRIVLTRDPDGEERCVACNLCAVACPVGCISLQKAETEDGRWYPEFFRINFSRCIFCGLCEEACPTTAIQLTPDFEMAEFKRQDLVYEKEDLLISGPGKNPDYNFYRVAGMAIAGKPKGSAQNEAEPINVKSLLP
- the nuoJ gene encoding NADH-quinone oxidoreductase subunit J — protein: MEFAFYFASGVAVVSTLRVVTGTNPVHALLYLIISLISVAMIFFSLGAPFAGALEVIAYAGAIMVLFVFVVMMLNLGPASVAQERGWLKPGIWAGPVILAALLLLELLYVLFVTPSGAAISGTTVSAKEVGISLFGPYLLVVELASMVLLAAAVTAFHLGRNEAKE
- the nuoH gene encoding NADH-quinone oxidoreductase subunit NuoH, giving the protein MSWFTPEVIDVILTVVRAIVVLLAVVVCGALLSFVERRLLGWWQDRYGPNRVGPFGMFQIAADMLKMFFKEDWNPPFVDRMIFTLAPVVAMSALLIAFVVIPITPLWGVADLNIGLLFFFAMAGLSVYAVLFAGWSSNNKYALLGSLRASAQTVSYEVFLGLALMGVVVQVGSFNMRDIVEYQANNLWFIIPQFFGFCTFFIAGVAVTHRHPFDQPEAEQELADGYHIEYAGMKWGMFFVGEYIGIILISALLVTLFFGGWHGPFGILPQVPFLWFALKTAFFIMLFILLRASIPRPRYDQVMDFSWKFCLPLTLINLLVTAAVVLYNTPAVAAQ